GCTATACGGTTGAAGCTGCGGTTTGATGAGGTGCTGCGTTAGGAGTAGGTACGATTGGCAATGAGTAGATAAGAGTAGATAAGAGTGGATAAGAGTAGCCAAGAGTAGATAAGCGGATAAAGAGTAGATAAGAGTGGATAAGAGTAGCTAAGAGTAGATAAGCGGATAAAGAGTAGATAAGCGTGGATAAAGAGTAGCCAAGAGTAGATAAGCGGATAAAGAGTAGATAAGAGCGGATAAGAGTAGCCAAGAGTAGATAAGCGGATAAAGAGTAGATAAGAGTAGCCAAGAGTAGATAAGCGGATAAAAAGTAGATAAGAGTGGATAAGAGTGGATAAGAGTGGATAAGAGTGGATAAGAGTAGATAAGCGCTTAAAGAGTAGCCAAGAGAAGATCTGATTCAGAGCAGATAGAAGCCTTTGAAGGCTCTTATCTGCACTAAAAGCAGCCATCTTGAAGAAATAAGAGCCTTTCAGGGTTACTACTTACCTTCTTCCAAACGCGGAAAACGAAACTCCCCACGAAAAGTAACAATAAGCGTCGAGAGTACAGGTAAATTTTGTTTACGAAGGGTTGAAATGAAGCCGCGCGCGCGGGCGAACTGATGAGCCCCGTCCCAGGTACGGAATAAGCCGGAGACTTTGGCTTTGACCTTGGCCATCCGCAAGTCTCGTTCGGCGACATTGTTGTCAAAAGGAACACGGACATCTTGAATAAACCGGAGAATCGGTTCCTTGTGACGACGGAAACGTTCACCCAGATTGGCCGATTTACTTTTGCTTTGCCTGCCTTGCGGTCCGGTTTTGGCTTTGGTACGCCCTTGATTCCATTCCAGCTCGCCCTGCTGCAGGATGTCATCGTACCAATTCTCTAGCCATTTAACCGTACTCGGAGCTAAGCAGCACAAGACTTTACGGGCGGCTAGCGTGAGACGCCAGGCTACTTGTAGCAAGCGTTTCATCTGCACGGCCCACTGGTGATGATCATAATCGGCGATTCCTTGGCATTCCCGCAGTAAGTGCGCATTGCATAAGGCATGCTGGAACGTGTATTTTTCTTTAAAATACGGCCCGTTGCAGTCATGCACTAGAATGCCCGAGTAAGCCGGCAGCAGACCGATGGCATCAAAAGCGAGGGTGCCCCGGTTTTCGTGAACCGCCTGGAACGTCCAGTCCACATTAGAGAGGGTGTGCAGCCATCGCTGTTTGCCATCGACGTGAATGCCGGTTTCATCAGCGTGCAAAACATCGGCATTCAGCAGGTTTTGGCGAATTTGTTCCTCATAGGGACCTAGCTGCTTGTGCGATTTCTTCAAATGGGC
Above is a genomic segment from Paenibacillus sp. HWE-109 containing:
- the tnpC gene encoding IS66 family transposase, with translation MKMSLEEIKQISHSSPDQIEKVITKLLERITELENRVAELERQLGLNSKNSSKPPSSDGFRKPANSRIAGGKKGAPLGHEGHTLSMVDDPDAILDFCLTTCPACHAPMDQENCIGYDRRQQIDLPEPRIQTTEFRAHTSCCPQCSGVHQAAFPSHVSASVQYGAGVTGWIVYVSAYHMIPLKRVSEMFADLTGHSLSEATVIAHLKKSHKQLGPYEEQIRQNLLNADVLHADETGIHVDGKQRWLHTLSNVDWTFQAVHENRGTLAFDAIGLLPAYSGILVHDCNGPYFKEKYTFQHALCNAHLLRECQGIADYDHHQWAVQMKRLLQVAWRLTLAARKVLCCLAPSTVKWLENWYDDILQQGELEWNQGRTKAKTGPQGRQSKSKSANLGERFRRHKEPILRFIQDVRVPFDNNVAERDLRMAKVKAKVSGLFRTWDGAHQFARARGFISTLRKQNLPVLSTLIVTFRGEFRFPRLEEGK